The Gemmatimonadaceae bacterium genome window below encodes:
- a CDS encoding pyridoxal-phosphate dependent enzyme — MPEPHPPLKPIPLADIQAARARIAGTAVRTPLVRLHSDAPSEIHLKLETLQPIGSFKLRGALNAMRLLPAKTLAGGVYTVSAGNMAQGVAWAARELAVPCRVVAPDHTPQTKLDAIARLGATVVRVPFADWWRAIVEFGVPGETGAFIHPGADPTVIAGNATAGLEIVEDLPDVDAILVPYGSGGLACGIACAAHALRPGVRVYACEVETAAPFSASLAAGRPVAVEYTPTFVDGIGGKTVLEQIWPLAREVLAGSIVVSVRQVADAVRMLAERTRVIAEGAGAAPVAAALAHDLGVERVACVVSGGNIDSRKLAQILNGQVP, encoded by the coding sequence TTGCCCGAGCCGCATCCGCCCCTGAAACCGATTCCGCTGGCAGATATCCAGGCCGCGCGCGCCCGGATTGCCGGTACTGCCGTCCGGACTCCGCTCGTCCGCCTGCACTCCGACGCGCCCTCGGAAATCCATCTCAAACTCGAGACGCTCCAACCGATCGGGTCGTTCAAGCTTCGCGGAGCGCTCAACGCCATGCGTCTGCTCCCCGCGAAGACGCTCGCCGGCGGAGTCTACACCGTCAGCGCCGGAAACATGGCGCAGGGGGTCGCCTGGGCGGCCCGTGAACTTGCCGTCCCCTGCCGCGTCGTGGCCCCCGACCACACTCCCCAGACCAAACTCGATGCCATCGCCCGGCTCGGGGCGACCGTCGTACGGGTTCCATTCGCCGACTGGTGGCGGGCCATTGTCGAGTTCGGGGTGCCGGGAGAGACAGGGGCGTTCATCCACCCCGGCGCGGACCCCACGGTGATCGCCGGAAATGCTACCGCGGGCCTGGAGATCGTGGAGGACCTGCCCGACGTGGACGCCATCCTCGTGCCGTACGGCAGCGGCGGGCTGGCCTGCGGTATCGCGTGCGCGGCGCACGCCCTCCGCCCCGGCGTCCGCGTGTATGCCTGCGAGGTCGAGACGGCCGCGCCGTTCTCAGCATCGCTCGCCGCCGGCCGGCCGGTGGCGGTGGAGTACACGCCCACGTTCGTGGATGGTATCGGCGGCAAGACGGTGCTCGAGCAGATCTGGCCGCTGGCGCGCGAGGTGCTGGCTGGGTCGATCGTCGTCTCGGTGCGCCAGGTGGCCGACGCCGTGCGCATGCTCGCCGAGCGCACACGGGTGATCGCCGAAGGGGCCGGCGCCGCGCCCGTAGCCGCGGCGCTGGCGCACGATCTCGGGGTCGAGCGAGTCGCGTGCGTCGTGTCGGGTGGGAACATTGATTCCAGAAAGCTCGCCCAGATTCTGAACGGCCAGGTTCCCTAG
- the pruA gene encoding L-glutamate gamma-semialdehyde dehydrogenase → MSASDRTTPIAAFNGTRRVPPPVNEPVRAYAPGSAERASLKARLAAMAGDRIDIPLVIGGLPVRTGDTARVVMPHDHKRVLGDFHRATPDHVRQAIAAARTAHADWANWAWEDRAAVFLRAAELLTTTWRDTANAAAMLNQSKTAFQAEIDSACELIDFWRFNPHYAQELYDEQPLSNHTMWNQLDYRPLEGFVYAITPFNFSSIAGNLPTAPALMGNTVVWKPASTAMLSAHYILEILEAAGLPPGVINLVAGDAAMISEITLSHPDLAGVHFTGSTMVFNSMWKTIGANMANFRSYPRIVGETGGKDFILAHPSADPQALAVAIARGGFEYQGQKCSAASRVYVPRSLWPEVRDRVVAMMQEMRMGDIQDFRNFVGAVIDQKAFRKISEYIADAKRNATIVAGGKTDESVGYFVAPTLVETTDPGYRLLCEEIFGPVVTAYVYDDAKWAETLHAIDETSPYALTGAVFSTDRHGVREAMATLRNSAGNFYVNDKPTGAVVGQQPFGGARGSGTNDKAGSKLNLVRWVSARAIKESFAPPTDHKYPFMTAE, encoded by the coding sequence ATGTCTGCTTCCGACCGTACGACTCCGATCGCGGCCTTCAACGGTACGCGTCGCGTTCCCCCACCGGTCAACGAGCCCGTGCGCGCGTACGCGCCGGGATCGGCCGAACGGGCATCGCTCAAGGCACGCCTGGCCGCCATGGCCGGCGACCGCATCGATATTCCACTGGTCATCGGCGGGCTGCCCGTCCGCACCGGCGACACCGCCCGCGTGGTCATGCCACATGACCACAAGCGCGTGCTCGGCGACTTTCACCGGGCCACGCCCGATCACGTGCGCCAGGCGATCGCCGCCGCGAGGACGGCCCACGCGGACTGGGCCAACTGGGCGTGGGAGGACCGCGCCGCGGTGTTCCTGCGGGCCGCCGAATTGCTCACCACGACCTGGCGGGACACGGCCAATGCGGCCGCGATGCTCAATCAGTCCAAGACGGCGTTCCAGGCCGAGATCGACTCGGCCTGCGAGTTGATCGACTTCTGGCGGTTCAACCCGCACTACGCGCAGGAACTGTACGACGAGCAGCCCCTGTCGAACCACACGATGTGGAACCAGCTCGACTACCGGCCGCTGGAAGGCTTCGTCTATGCCATCACGCCGTTCAACTTCTCGTCGATCGCCGGCAACCTGCCCACCGCGCCGGCGCTCATGGGCAACACGGTCGTGTGGAAGCCGGCGTCTACGGCCATGCTCTCGGCGCACTACATTCTCGAGATTCTGGAGGCGGCGGGACTGCCCCCGGGGGTGATCAATCTCGTGGCGGGCGACGCGGCGATGATCAGCGAGATCACCCTGTCCCATCCCGACCTGGCCGGCGTGCACTTCACGGGCAGCACGATGGTGTTCAACAGCATGTGGAAAACCATCGGCGCCAACATGGCGAACTTCCGCTCGTATCCGCGCATCGTGGGCGAGACCGGGGGCAAGGACTTCATCCTGGCGCACCCGTCGGCCGACCCCCAGGCGCTGGCCGTGGCGATCGCGCGCGGCGGGTTCGAATACCAGGGGCAGAAGTGCTCGGCCGCCAGCCGCGTCTACGTGCCGCGCTCGCTCTGGCCCGAGGTGCGCGACCGCGTCGTGGCCATGATGCAGGAGATGCGGATGGGCGACATTCAGGACTTCCGCAATTTCGTCGGCGCCGTGATCGACCAGAAGGCGTTCCGTAAGATCAGTGAATACATCGCCGACGCGAAGCGCAACGCCACGATCGTGGCCGGCGGCAAGACCGATGAGTCGGTAGGGTATTTCGTCGCCCCGACGCTCGTCGAGACCACCGATCCGGGCTACCGACTGCTGTGCGAGGAGATCTTCGGCCCCGTGGTGACGGCGTATGTCTACGACGACGCCAAATGGGCCGAGACGCTCCACGCGATCGATGAGACGTCTCCCTATGCGCTCACCGGCGCGGTCTTCTCCACCGACCGTCACGGCGTGCGCGAGGCCATGGCCACGCTGCGCAACAGCGCCGGAAATTTTTACGTCAACGACAAGCCCACCGGCGCGGTGGTCGGGCAGCAACCGTTCGGCGGGGCGCGCGGCTCGGGCACCAACGACAAGGCCGGCTCCAAGCTGAACCTCGTGCGCTGGGTGAGCGCCCGCGCAATCAAGGAGTCGTTCGCGCCGCCGACGGATCATAAGTATCCGTTCATGACGGCGGAGTAG
- a CDS encoding glycoside hydrolase family 38 C-terminal domain-containing protein — protein sequence MRHAIHRAGTAAALLITLATFTRSAKAQEPVAGPTGGPPPLGSVRAAAPRDVLRLRPDLAKDPTLYVVGYAHLDTEWRWEYPQVIDEFLPKTMHDNFALFAKYPHYVFNFSGANRYRMMKEYWPMDFERLKAYVASGQWFPAGSSMEEGDVNAPSAEGIMRQILYGNEFFRREFGVASQEFMLPDCFGFPWSLPTILAHAGIKGFSTQKLTWGSSVPDQPSTPAGMEGKGVPFNVGRWIGPDGSSVIAALNPGSYSGNVTDDLTTDTTWVNRVDRDGEKYGVYAGYHYYGTGDTGGAPSERSVAEVERSVTTKGPLHVISSRADQMFQDITPAEAQGLPSYDGEMELQNHSAGSLTSQAYQKRWIREEELLADGAEKASVAAEWLGGRAYPMQRLDDAWTLAMGAHFHDLAAGTATPRAYTFAWNDDVIAMNQFASVLASGSQAVAAAMNTDAQGTPVVVYNPLNIARQEVVRATVPFARDPRGVSVVGPDGQAEPAQLDSWKNGEAHVLFVADAPSVGYAVYDLRSTPAPAAESPLKVSARSLENAEYRVTLDDAGDVSSIFDKTLNKELLSSPIRLALLEDTPTQWPAWNMDFDDEQRAPRTYVGAQGPADIRITERGPVCVSLTVTRTVDSSRFVQTISLSAGDAGERVEFRNAIDWHMPATMLKATFPFTASDSVATYNWDVGTIERGNAYARKFEVPSHQWIDLTDRGGAYGVTVLTDDKNGSDKPNDHTIRLTLLRTPGLSPQGYSYSDQASQDFGHHEFIYGLAGHAGDWRAAQTDWQGYRLNDPMKVFVTQKHPGPLGRTFSLLRVNDSRVRVMALKHAEASDEYVVRITEMSGQPQPDVRLTFAAPVVSAREVNGQEQPLGPATIENGALVTSLTPYTIRTFAVKLGPAPTTEAAPTSQAVSLEYDAAVASNDATHSVGGFNAAGEALPAEMLPSEIDYSGVTFHLAPAASGLPDAVVARGQRITLPAGDYNRVYLLAASDSGDRTDPFQVGAARAPLDIEAWDGFIGQWYDRGFKEVPAPPPSAEEAAAQQRRFQQFRVRQDSLFHIQLDSVRAAGGDTLLVVQAHEAQEARRRNGAARQRMLEVMDSLTPGFIKRAPVAWFASHKHTADGKNEAYAYSYLFAYSMDLPAGARILTLPNDPHVRVLAVTVAHQEASLTPAHPLYDTLKPSSP from the coding sequence ATGCGTCACGCCATCCATCGCGCCGGCACGGCCGCCGCGCTTCTCATCACGCTGGCCACCTTCACCCGCTCGGCGAAGGCGCAGGAGCCCGTGGCCGGCCCGACGGGAGGGCCGCCGCCGCTGGGCTCCGTACGCGCCGCCGCTCCGCGCGACGTGCTCCGGCTCCGTCCCGACCTGGCCAAGGATCCCACGCTGTACGTGGTGGGCTACGCGCACCTCGATACGGAGTGGCGGTGGGAATACCCACAGGTGATCGATGAATTCCTGCCCAAGACGATGCATGACAACTTCGCGCTGTTCGCCAAATATCCGCATTACGTGTTCAACTTCAGCGGAGCCAACCGCTATCGGATGATGAAGGAATACTGGCCCATGGACTTCGAGCGGCTGAAGGCGTACGTCGCGTCGGGCCAGTGGTTCCCCGCGGGGTCATCGATGGAGGAGGGCGATGTGAACGCGCCGTCGGCCGAAGGCATCATGCGCCAGATCCTGTACGGGAACGAATTCTTCCGCCGCGAATTCGGCGTGGCGAGCCAGGAATTCATGCTCCCCGACTGCTTCGGCTTTCCGTGGTCGCTGCCGACGATCCTGGCGCACGCCGGCATCAAAGGCTTCTCTACGCAGAAGCTCACCTGGGGCTCGTCGGTGCCCGATCAACCGAGCACGCCGGCGGGGATGGAAGGCAAGGGCGTGCCGTTCAATGTCGGGCGGTGGATCGGCCCCGACGGCAGCAGCGTGATCGCGGCGCTCAATCCCGGAAGCTACAGCGGCAACGTGACGGACGATCTCACCACCGACACGACGTGGGTCAACCGCGTGGACCGCGATGGGGAGAAGTATGGTGTGTACGCCGGTTATCACTATTACGGCACCGGCGATACCGGCGGCGCACCGAGTGAGCGTTCGGTGGCCGAAGTGGAGAGGAGCGTCACCACGAAAGGGCCGCTGCACGTGATCTCGTCCAGAGCCGATCAGATGTTCCAGGATATCACGCCCGCGGAGGCCCAAGGCCTGCCGAGCTACGACGGCGAGATGGAACTCCAGAACCACTCGGCGGGCTCCCTCACGTCGCAGGCCTATCAGAAGCGATGGATTCGCGAGGAGGAGTTGCTGGCCGACGGAGCCGAGAAGGCGTCGGTGGCCGCCGAGTGGCTGGGCGGACGGGCCTATCCCATGCAGCGACTCGACGACGCGTGGACGCTGGCGATGGGTGCTCACTTCCACGACCTCGCGGCGGGAACGGCCACGCCGCGCGCCTATACGTTCGCCTGGAACGACGACGTGATCGCGATGAACCAGTTCGCGAGTGTGCTCGCGAGCGGCAGCCAGGCGGTGGCCGCGGCGATGAACACCGACGCCCAGGGCACGCCCGTCGTGGTGTACAATCCGCTGAACATCGCGCGGCAGGAAGTGGTGCGAGCCACCGTGCCGTTCGCGCGCGATCCGCGCGGGGTGAGTGTGGTGGGGCCCGACGGGCAGGCCGAACCGGCCCAACTCGACTCGTGGAAGAACGGCGAGGCACACGTCCTGTTCGTGGCCGATGCTCCGTCGGTCGGGTATGCGGTATATGACCTACGCTCGACGCCGGCTCCGGCGGCGGAATCGCCGCTCAAGGTGAGCGCGCGGTCGTTGGAGAACGCCGAATATCGCGTGACGCTCGACGACGCTGGAGACGTGTCGAGCATCTTCGACAAGACGCTGAACAAGGAGCTGCTGTCGTCGCCCATTCGCCTGGCGCTATTGGAAGACACACCCACCCAGTGGCCGGCGTGGAACATGGACTTCGATGATGAGCAGCGCGCGCCGCGAACGTACGTGGGAGCGCAGGGCCCGGCCGACATCCGGATCACGGAGCGGGGTCCGGTGTGCGTGTCGCTGACCGTGACGCGCACGGTGGACAGCTCGCGGTTCGTGCAGACGATCAGTCTGTCGGCGGGCGATGCCGGCGAGCGCGTGGAATTCCGCAACGCGATCGACTGGCATATGCCGGCCACGATGCTGAAGGCCACGTTCCCGTTCACCGCGTCGGACAGCGTGGCCACCTACAACTGGGATGTGGGCACGATCGAGCGCGGCAACGCCTATGCTCGCAAGTTCGAGGTGCCGTCGCACCAGTGGATCGACCTCACGGATCGCGGCGGGGCGTACGGAGTCACCGTGCTCACTGACGACAAGAATGGGTCGGACAAGCCGAACGACCATACCATCCGGCTCACGCTGCTCCGCACGCCGGGGCTGAGCCCGCAGGGCTATTCGTACTCGGACCAGGCGTCGCAGGACTTCGGGCATCACGAGTTCATCTACGGCCTGGCCGGCCACGCCGGTGATTGGCGTGCCGCCCAGACCGACTGGCAGGGCTATCGGCTCAACGATCCGATGAAGGTGTTCGTGACCCAGAAACACCCCGGGCCATTGGGGCGCACCTTCTCGCTGTTGCGCGTGAACGACAGCCGGGTGCGCGTGATGGCGCTCAAGCACGCCGAGGCGAGCGACGAATATGTGGTGCGGATCACCGAGATGAGCGGCCAGCCCCAGCCCGACGTGCGGCTCACCTTCGCGGCGCCGGTGGTGTCGGCGCGCGAAGTGAACGGGCAGGAGCAGCCGTTGGGGCCAGCCACGATCGAGAACGGCGCGCTCGTGACGTCGCTGACGCCGTACACGATCCGTACCTTCGCCGTCAAACTCGGCCCGGCGCCGACCACCGAGGCCGCGCCAACCTCCCAGGCGGTGTCCCTCGAATACGACGCCGCGGTGGCGAGCAACGACGCAACCCATTCGGTGGGCGGATTCAACGCGGCCGGCGAAGCCTTGCCCGCCGAGATGCTGCCATCAGAGATCGATTATAGTGGGGTGACCTTCCATCTCGCCCCGGCGGCGAGCGGTCTGCCGGATGCCGTCGTGGCGCGTGGCCAGCGGATCACGCTGCCGGCGGGTGACTACAACCGCGTGTATCTGCTGGCGGCGTCCGACAGCGGCGACCGCACTGACCCATTCCAGGTGGGCGCGGCCAGGGCGCCGCTCGACATCGAGGCATGGGACGGTTTCATCGGGCAGTGGTACGATCGGGGATTCAAGGAGGTACCGGCACCGCCGCCGTCGGCCGAGGAAGCAGCGGCCCAGCAGCGGCGCTTCCAACAATTCCGCGTGCGCCAGGACTCGCTGTTCCACATCCAACTCGATTCGGTGCGGGCTGCGGGCGGCGATACGCTGCTCGTGGTCCAGGCGCACGAGGCCCAGGAGGCGCGCCGCCGGAACGGCGCCGCGCGCCAGCGGATGCTGGAGGTCATGGACAGCCTCACCCCGGGCTTCATCAAGCGGGCGCCGGTGGCGTGGTTCGCATCGCACAAGCACACCGCGGACGGCAAGAACGAGGCGTATGCTTACTCGTATTTGTTCGCGTATTCCATGGATCTGCCGGCCGGTGCCCGGATCCTCACGCTCCCCAACGATCCGCACGTGCGCGTTCTGGCGGTGACGGTGGCGCACCAGGAGGCGTCGCTCACCCCCGCGCATCCCCTCTACGACACTCTCAAACCGAGCAGCCCGTAG
- a CDS encoding ornithine cyclodeaminase family protein has protein sequence MRILNQEQVKSLLPMRECIPLMETALASLSRGEVVLPLRPVLRIPGTHNVFAMMPAYSSALRAFGAKMITVFPGNHGTDLDSHQGAVLLFDARDGRLVAVLDASSITAIRTAAVSAVATALLARDNAATLALLGSGVQARTHLEATALVRPITRVRVWSRTTAHAAAFATWAGRVHGTSVEVCQSAADAVRGADIVCTVTSAREPVLRGEWLEPGMHVNAVGASQPDARELDSAAVARSRIFADRRESLLKESADFLVPMREGLVSEQHVVAELGEILIGKARGRGSATEITLFDSLGLAVEDLAAACHVYERAEREGVGAEIAMGGLRPTD, from the coding sequence ATGCGCATCCTCAATCAGGAACAGGTCAAGTCGCTCCTTCCCATGCGCGAATGCATTCCGCTCATGGAAACCGCCCTCGCCTCGCTGTCGCGGGGCGAGGTGGTGCTGCCCCTGCGGCCGGTGCTCCGCATTCCCGGCACCCACAACGTGTTCGCCATGATGCCCGCGTATTCGTCGGCACTGCGGGCGTTCGGCGCCAAGATGATCACGGTCTTTCCCGGCAACCACGGCACCGATCTCGATTCGCACCAGGGCGCCGTGCTGCTCTTCGACGCGCGCGACGGCCGGCTCGTGGCCGTGCTCGACGCCTCCTCGATCACCGCCATTCGCACGGCGGCGGTGTCGGCCGTGGCGACGGCGCTCCTCGCCCGCGACAACGCCGCCACCCTGGCCCTCCTGGGCAGCGGCGTGCAGGCGCGCACGCACCTCGAGGCGACCGCCCTCGTGCGCCCGATCACGCGCGTGCGCGTGTGGAGCCGCACCACCGCCCATGCCGCCGCCTTCGCCACGTGGGCCGGGCGGGTCCATGGCACCAGCGTGGAGGTGTGCCAATCGGCCGCCGATGCGGTGCGCGGCGCCGACATCGTCTGCACAGTGACCTCCGCCCGCGAGCCGGTGCTCCGCGGCGAGTGGCTGGAACCCGGCATGCACGTGAACGCGGTGGGCGCCTCGCAGCCCGACGCCCGCGAACTCGACAGCGCCGCGGTGGCCCGGTCGCGCATCTTCGCCGATCGCCGCGAGTCGCTGCTCAAGGAATCGGCCGATTTTCTGGTGCCGATGCGCGAGGGACTCGTCTCGGAGCAGCACGTGGTGGCGGAACTCGGCGAGATCCTCATCGGCAAGGCGCGCGGCCGTGGGTCCGCCACCGAGATCACGCTCTTCGATTCGCTCGGCCTCGCCGTGGAGGACCTGGCGGCGGCGTGCCACGTGTACGAGCGGGCCGAGCGCGAAGGCGTGGGCGCCGAAATCGCCATGGGCGGCCTTCGCCCCACCGACTGA
- a CDS encoding PhzF family phenazine biosynthesis protein, which yields MPSIPYVTADVFTDRRFGGNQLAVFPDARDIPPEQMLDITREFNFSETTFVLPPEDPRHTRRVRIFTPEREMPFAGHPTVGTAHVLAHLGEVRLMGPTTRIVFEEGVGPVPVTIRAEGGHPAFAQLSVAKLPETGPTPPPPVALAEILSLAPADILQNVYAPGAVSCGLPFLFVPLVDRHAVARARVRLDAWERLLGDYWTREIFVFALDPERDGSDIRARMFAPGLNVTEDPATGSACAALGGYLGMRSAQADGTLRWVVEQGFEMGRPSILEVETDKAAGQITGVRVGGSSVVVCEGTMTI from the coding sequence ATGCCGTCCATTCCGTACGTCACCGCCGACGTCTTCACCGACCGCCGCTTCGGTGGCAATCAGTTGGCGGTCTTCCCCGACGCCCGCGACATCCCGCCCGAGCAGATGCTCGACATCACCCGGGAATTCAACTTCTCGGAAACGACCTTCGTCCTCCCGCCGGAGGACCCGCGCCACACGCGGCGCGTGCGCATCTTCACGCCGGAACGCGAGATGCCCTTTGCCGGACACCCCACCGTGGGCACGGCGCACGTGCTCGCCCACCTCGGCGAGGTGAGGCTCATGGGCCCCACGACACGCATCGTGTTCGAGGAGGGCGTGGGCCCCGTCCCGGTGACGATCCGCGCCGAAGGCGGCCACCCGGCGTTCGCCCAACTCTCCGTGGCCAAGCTGCCCGAGACGGGCCCGACACCGCCCCCACCGGTGGCCCTGGCCGAGATCCTGTCGCTTGCGCCGGCGGACATATTACAAAACGTGTATGCGCCCGGCGCGGTCTCGTGCGGCCTTCCCTTCCTGTTCGTACCGCTCGTCGACCGCCACGCCGTGGCCCGCGCGCGCGTGCGCCTCGACGCCTGGGAACGCCTGCTCGGCGATTACTGGACCCGGGAGATCTTCGTCTTCGCCCTCGACCCCGAACGCGACGGCTCGGACATCCGCGCCCGCATGTTCGCCCCGGGCCTCAACGTGACCGAGGACCCCGCCACCGGCAGCGCCTGCGCCGCCCTCGGCGGATACCTCGGCATGCGCAGCGCGCAGGCCGACGGCACCCTGCGCTGGGTGGTGGAACAGGGGTTCGAGATGGGACGCCCCAGCATCCTCGAGGTCGAGACCGACAAGGCCGCCGGTCAGATCACCGGCGTCCGTGTGGGGGGCAGCAGCGTGGTGGTGTGCGAGGGGACGATGACGATCTAG
- a CDS encoding c-type cytochrome, which produces MTVGFHVRLVFVPIAAWGLFACGGSHSTPAAQVPAPVPGPAASTAMAQAGGAGLPAGVTAAMVSAGDSLFNAPRSCNGCHGKGGTNGRNGPDLTTGKYEHTDGTYASIVKIVTGGIPKDSIKHPQHRFPMRPRGGHDYTDEQIRTLAAYVWTLGHH; this is translated from the coding sequence ATGACCGTGGGTTTCCATGTCCGCCTGGTGTTCGTTCCCATCGCCGCCTGGGGGCTGTTCGCCTGTGGCGGGTCACACAGCACGCCCGCCGCGCAGGTCCCGGCCCCCGTTCCTGGGCCGGCGGCGTCGACGGCCATGGCGCAGGCCGGCGGTGCCGGGCTGCCGGCCGGCGTCACGGCCGCGATGGTCAGCGCCGGCGATTCGCTGTTCAACGCCCCGCGCAGCTGCAACGGATGTCACGGCAAAGGCGGCACCAACGGGCGGAATGGCCCCGACCTGACGACGGGCAAGTACGAGCACACCGACGGCACCTACGCATCGATCGTGAAGATCGTGACCGGCGGAATTCCGAAGGATTCGATCAAGCACCCGCAGCACCGGTTCCCGATGCGTCCGCGCGGCGGCCATGACTACACCGACGAGCAGATCAGGACACTCGCCGCATACGTGTGGACGCTGGGGCACCACTAG